In Chitinophaga nivalis, a single genomic region encodes these proteins:
- a CDS encoding Crp/Fnr family transcriptional regulator, which yields MAQDYTPIEVALKKIFGAGAILEEEEWAELLQIAEVVVCKKNEIILKRNTRAADVLFVAEGILASAFTMNDKTVIGRFFTSPGLCTNFDSLVNQAVSRFQIMSVTPCTIVRIPADKFLHYYYHGRSLGLLLRSNVLGIMAEDIWMTDIKLLSTKEEMVLFMREHYPDVVKEVPYKYMAQFLGITAEAYSRILRKSRYRK from the coding sequence ATGGCACAGGATTATACCCCTATTGAAGTGGCGCTGAAAAAGATTTTCGGCGCCGGCGCGATACTGGAAGAAGAAGAATGGGCGGAGTTGCTGCAAATTGCGGAAGTGGTAGTCTGCAAAAAAAATGAAATCATCCTCAAAAGAAATACCCGGGCGGCAGATGTATTGTTTGTAGCAGAGGGCATACTGGCCTCCGCTTTTACGATGAATGACAAAACGGTTATCGGTCGCTTTTTTACGTCCCCGGGTTTATGTACCAACTTCGATAGCCTGGTAAACCAGGCCGTATCGCGGTTTCAGATCATGAGTGTTACGCCTTGTACCATTGTGCGTATACCGGCTGATAAGTTTCTGCATTATTATTATCATGGCCGTAGCCTGGGATTATTGCTGCGCAGCAATGTACTCGGAATTATGGCGGAAGATATCTGGATGACAGATATCAAACTATTGTCTACAAAAGAAGAAATGGTGCTTTTTATGCGGGAGCATTACCCCGATGTAGTGAAGGAGGTACCCTATAAATACATGGCGCAGTTCCTGGGTATTACGGCTGAAGCCTATAGCCGTATCCTGCGCAAAAGCCGTTACCGTAAGTAG